A stretch of the Aegilops tauschii subsp. strangulata cultivar AL8/78 chromosome 4, Aet v6.0, whole genome shotgun sequence genome encodes the following:
- the LOC109770306 gene encoding uncharacterized protein — MAHDPSLGFADYFSAADAAAASLMPQMDEGAPELYGLQSGMELLGMRGLHAAAMSGATSVSADVHCDGGGDGHDGSTMRFFLEQQQQQHHQHHHPSQAPLSLSLCRPEQVAQLHHHHLGGSSQQQQQQHEASAASWMLPHEHEAATYAHGHGAAWPLRSSRFLLPAQQLLQGYCSLPVDITPKRAKQPPQQQQQQQDEAGGGEVSSSSTSGWTPSAQIQAMEALELKRLKDRLYVMLEEVDRRYRRYCEQMRGLAGGFEAVAGERAASGYTAVAARTISRHFRSLRDGIVAQLQAVRKALGEKDVAPPGMTRGDTPRLKVLDQCIRQQKAMHQNGGMMMDSHPWRPQRGLPERAVTILRAWLFEHFLNPYPSDVDKHILARQTGLSRSQVSNWFINARVRLWKPMVEEMYVEEMKGEQQDDGGLINPNNPNSSGSHASDAQGQQGAAAADEGERVGADDRKPTRAQLHVGHDAGSLASVVNIAGVPARMESFGVMDAAHHLDFDAYGGQGQGGFGGGAGGVSLTLGLQQHDTHGGVGGVNIAFGAPSSAQHGAGGFLFPGEQMDGVGLHPSGGHGQNIQFGMDGAAEGSSHGVQDQHYRAMSAGFHLLRDLAG, encoded by the exons ATGGCGCACGATCCCAGCCTGGGCTTCGCGGACTACTTCTCGGCggcggacgcggcggcggcgtcgcTCATGCCGCAGATGGATGAGGGCGCGCCGGAGCTGTATGGCCTGCAGTCCGGGATGGAGCTGCTCGGCATGCGCGGCCTGCACGCCGCCGCGATGTCCGGCGCGACGTCCGTCTCTGCGGATGTTCACTGCGACGGGGGAGGAGACGGCCACGATGGCTCCACCATGCGCTTCTTCctcgagcagcagcagcagcagcatcatcaacatcaccatccgaGTCAGGCGCCGCTGTCCCTGTCGCTGTGCCGGCCGGAGCAAGTCGCGCAgctgcaccatcaccatctcggcGGCTCgtctcagcagcagcagcagcagcacgaggcGTCCGCGGCGTCGTGGATGCTGCCGCACGAGCACGAGGCGGCGACGTACGCGCACGGGCACGGCGCGGCGTGGCCGTTGCGCAGCTCCCGGTTCCTCCTCCCGGCGCAGCAGCTCCTGCAGGGCTACTGCAGCCTCCCGGTCGACATCACGCCCAAGCGCGCCAAGCAGCccccgcagcagcagcagcagcagcaagacgaggccggcggcggcgaggtgtcGTCGTCGTCGACGTCGGGCTGGACCCCGTCGGCGCAGATCCAGGCCATGGAGGCGCTGGAGCTCAAGCGGCTCAAGGACAGGCTCTACGTCATGCTGGAGGAG GTGGACCGGAGGTACAGGAGGTACTGCGAGCAGATGAGAGGGCTGGCGGGCGGGTTCGAGGCGGTGGCGGGGGAGCGGGCGGCATCGGGGTacacggcggtggcggcgcggacCATCTCGCGGCACTTCCGGAGCCTTAGGGACGGGATCGTAGCGCAACTGCAGGCGGTGCGAAAGGCGCTCGGGGAGAAGGACGTGGCGCCGCCGGGGATGACAAGGGGGGACACGCCGCGGCTCAAGGTGCTGGACCAGTGCATCCGGCAGCAGAAGGCGATGCACCAGAACGGTGGCATGATGATGGACAGCCACCCTTGGCGGCCGCAGCGCGGCCTGCCCGAGCGCGCGGTCACCATCCTCCGGGCATGGCTCTTCGAGCACTTCCTCAACCC GTATCCGAGCGACGTGGACAAGCACATCCTGGCTCGCCAGACGGGCCTCTCACGGAGCCAG GTGTCCAACTGGTTCATCAACGCGCGGGTGCGGCTGTGGAAGCCCATGGTGGAGGAGATGTACGTGGAGGAGATGAAGGGCGAGCAGCAGGACGATGGCGGCCTGATAAACCCTAACAACCCTAACAGCAGCGGCAGCCACGCCTCCGACGCGCAGGGGCAGCAGGGGGCGGCCGCGGCCGACGAAGGCGAGCGCGTCGGGGCAGACGACCGGAAGCCGACGCGGGCGCAGCTGCACGTCGGCCACGACGCCGGCTCGCTCGCCTCCGTCGTCAACATCGCCGGCGTTCCCGCGCGGATGGAGAGCTTCGGCGTCATGGACGCCGCCCACCACCTCGACTTCGACGCGTACGGCGGGCAGGGCCAGGGAGGATTCGGAGGCGGCGCTGGCGGCGTGTCGCTCACGCTCGGGCTGCAGCAGCACGACACGCACGGCGGCGTCGGCGGTGTGAACATCGCGTTCGGCGCGCCGTCGTCCGCGCAGCACGGCGCGGGCGGGTTCCTGTTCCCGGGCGAGCAGATGGACGGCGTGGGCTTGCATCCGTCCGGCGGCCACGGCCAGAACATCCAGTTCggcatggacggcgccgccgaGGGGTCGTCCCACGGCGTGCAGGACCAGCACTACCGGGCGATGAGCGCAGGGTTTCACCTGCTCCGTGACCTCGCCGGGTGA